AATCGAAGGTCTTGACAGAATGGGAATGATTAATGACATTACCACAGTCATTAGTGGGAGTATGGGAATGGACATGAAAAGTATGTCTATTGAATCCAACAACGGCGTTTTCACCGGAAATATCAATCTTGAAGTTAAAAATAAGGGGCAATTGGAGGAAACCTTCAAGAAGCTCAAGAATATTAATGGAGTCTCCAGGGTGAGACGACTACAATCATAAACATGAATTTATCACTCTATTTTAAAAAATTTTTCAACAACAGTCAAGCCTCAGGAATCATCCTTATTTTCTGCGTGCTTATTTCATTACTTATTGCCAATTCCTCTCTTGCCGGAAGCTTTCAAAGCTTTTTAGACAAGGAAATAGGAACCCATCTGTTTGAGCTGGAATATCCTGTCAGCATCTGGATCAATGATGGTCTGATGGCCGTATTTTTCCTTTTGGTGGGGCTGGAAATTAAAAGAGAACTTGTAGAAGGTGAGCTTTCTTCTTTCAAGAATGCATCATTGCCTATTTTTGCAGCAGTGGGCGGAATGCTTGTACCTGCTGTTGTGTACAGTATTTTCAATTCCGGAACAGAATACAGCAATGGCTGGGGAATTCCGATGGCTACGGATATTGCTTTTTCTTTAGCGATTATTTCGATGTTAGGAAAGAAAATTCCTAATTCAATTAAAATATTCCTGGCTGCATTAGCGATCGTTGATGACCTGGGGGCCATTCTTGTGATTGCAATTTTTTATACTGAACAGATTCACTGGACTTATCTCCTACTCTCTTTTGGTGTAACAGCTCTGTTGTTTATTTTAAATTTTTTAAAGGTTACCAAAACAATATTTTATATTATCCCTGGATTATTTTTATGGTATTTCCTTCATCACTCGGGAATCCATGCAACCATTGCAGGAGTTTTACTGGCATTTTCAATTCCTACGAATGCATCTAATGTAGAAATTTCACCATTGGAAAAACTGGAACATCAGCTTCATATTCCTGTAAGCTTTTTAATCATGCCTATTTTCGCTCTGACAAATACCAATATTACTTTCTCAAATGAAATGGTAGCCGGTGTTACGAGTACATTAGGACTAGGAATTATCTGCGGATTGATTCTTGGAAAACTGATTGGAATTAACTTATTCTCTTTAATTGCCATTAAATTAAAGCTTAGCTCTTTACCACAAAACAGTAACTGGACTCAGATGATAGGTGTAGGACTTCTGGCCGGGATCGGATTTACAATGTCCATTTTCATTGCCTTATTATCATTTAAAGGAGAGATTGAGATTCAGGATGAAGCTAAATTTGCCATCCTGATTGCTTCTTTTATTGCAGCAATTTTGGGATATCTAATTTTAAGTCTAAGTTCTAAAGGAAATATGGAACCGGAAGAAGATTAATTCTTCTTCTGGTCTCCCAGCTTTCTTCTGTGCTGTTCATCACTTTCAAAATCCGGCTCTGTAACAGGTGTGTGATAATGAACAGTTTCTTTCTGAATTTCATCTGACAGCAGCTTTTCTATTCTAAGTTTCCTGATCGCCATATTCAGTTCGTTTCCAAAGAGTAAAAGATATACATTGACATTTACCCATACCATCAGCAGGATCATACTTCCAATAGATCCGTAAAGCACATTATATCGGGCAATATCTTTTACATAGATGGCAAAAATATAGGTCGTAAGCAAAAATAATACGGTTGTAAGAATTGCCCCCGGAACAGCCTGTCTGAATCTGGTAATTTTTACGGTTCCCAACCAGTAAAATAAGGTTAAAAGAATAAAATAAAATAACGGAAAAGAAACGAAACCAATGATACTGGAAAGGTTATCCACCAACCATGTTACATCATAAGCGGGAGCAAAAAGCTTCATCACAACTTCTACATAATAGACTCCGAAAAGCGTTAAAAATACAATGGTAATAAAGCCTATTGTAATAAAGAATGAAAGAATAAATTCCTTTACATCACTGAGCTTTTCTTCTGTATTTTCATTAAATCCATTAATCAGGGAAAAAGTACCATTTGTTGCAAAAATAAGTGCCAATACGATAGTCAGATTACTAATCCCTTTCATATTGGGAATGATATTGGTTTCGATATACCCTCTCACATCACCTTCCATATTAGAAGGAAAAACATTATGCATCAGCACCTCAAAAATATAAAATTGAAGTTTATCATAATGCGGCATATAAGGCAATACCGAAAGCAGGAACAGGATAAAAGGGAATAAACTCATGGTAAAGCTCCAGGAAATTGCTGCTGCTTTTCGCCCTATCTTTCCTTTGAAAATCCCGGAGATATAGATCTGAAACATCTGCCAAAGTGATATTCCCAAAACGGGAATATGGATGTCGTCAAAAAACTCCTGAACCTTCAGGATAAATCGGGGAACCTTTACACTCATCTATTGCAATTTCGTAATTAGTTAAGAGATCAAATACCAAATGACTCAAATTACGAGTATTTTTTAAGATATTTTCTCTGTCTCTCTTACAAATATAAACATTTTCCCTCTCCTGTTTCTCAATCTGAATTATATAGAATGGAGACTTACAGACATTCACAATAAAAATCCCGATCATTTCCCTTTTATAGATATCATCCTTTTCAAATTAAATGCAAACCATTAAAATAATAAAAATAATAATCGGACGACTATGCATTAAATTGTCTTAAATGATGATCCATATGCTTGTAAACAAAAATACCAATCTCCTCTTTTGTCATCTTTCCAAAAAAGTCGTGAATAAAATTAGGGTTGGTGTAATTCACATAGGAAGCAATCTGTTCTTTCCAGTTCTTCTTCAGAGCTTCAGTATCTCCTGATGATTCCTTTATTGCAAAACTTCCTGCTGGAGAATTTCTGCTCATAGGTTTATCATCCTTTACCATTCCCTTCAGGACCATTTTACCAAAGAGTTTCCCTAAAAAATCCTGCTTATAGGTATAATGACTACTGCCAAGCATCCAGTCATTCCATACAGTACAATGTTTTACCATTTGATAGAGGTTCATTTTCCCCCATTGTGCAGTATTCTTTTGAGAAAGCGTATCAATCCTGCTGATAAGTTCCTCTCTAACATTAGAATCAAATATTGTTTTCATAATAAATATTTTTGTAAAATTATTATACTTAAAAAATAGTTCTACTACGCAAAAACGACATATGACGGTGTATTTTGTGCCAAAATTTATATACCTTTAGGTATTAATATACTGATATGAAACACATTTCAATTATATTATATGACAATGTAATGGGTACGGCAGTTTCCAACACTATTGCATTGCTTACCAGTGCCAATGATATGGCCCTTAGGAATCATTTGCCTGTTCTTTTTCAAATAGAAATAGTCGGAATTGACAAAAAAGAAGTAAAATCTAATCTTCCTATACAGTTTCAATGTTCAAAAACCATAGCTGAAGAGTTCAAGACAGATGTAGTTATTATTTCACCCAATAATATCACTTCACCAAAACAGATCGATACATTATTGGCTGAAAATCATCAGCTTCTTAAATGGATAGAAGAAAAATATAATCAAAAAGCTGAAATCATCAGTTTGTGTACAGGCGCTTATTTTTTAGCTGAATGCGGGCTATTAAACGGTATGCCTGCCACTTCACACTGGGGTGCTATGGAAGACCTGCGGAAAAGATATCCATTGATTGACTTTAAACCAGATCATGTTGTTACCCATTCCAAGGCAATCATCACAGGTGGTGGTGGATTTTCCTCTTTAAATGCCCTGCTTTATTTTATAGAAAAGAATTCCACAAAGGAAATTGCCATAGAACTCAGCAAATATTATGCACTGGACTATGGCCGAACTTCGCAGAATATTTTCAGTATTTTTTCCGGACAGCGTCTTCATGATGACCATGAAATTCATCAGGCACAAAATTATATTGAAAAAGGCATTAAAACTGATCTTTCTGTAGAACAGCTTGCAGAGCGCGTCAATATGAGCAAACGAAACTTTATCCGCAGATTTAAAAATGCTACTACGTTGAATCCTATAGAATACATTCAGCGGGTAAAGGTGGAAGCAGCCAAAAAAGCACTAGAAACCGGAGAATTCAATATTGCGGATATTACTTACAGTATTGGTTACAATGATCTGAAAACATTCAGGACCTTATTCAAACGAGTGACTGGCCTTACCCCCATTGACTACAAAAACAAGTATAAAGGCAATTTAATAGATTAAAAATCAAGGAGAGATTTACTTTAAACCACCAATTAGAAACATTTATCACCTAATTCTAACCGGTAAAAATCACTATCTTTGCCGCCTGAAACTTCTTATAATGCGAATCAGCTTACTTTGTATCGGCAAAACGGATGATAAAGAGATTACCTCTTTGATTAATTATTATCTTAACCGCCTTCCTAAGCACTGGAATTTTGAAATTACTGAGATTCCTGATGTTAAAAATGCTAAAAACCTGTCTCCGGATCTTCTTAAAAAAGAAGAAACCAAACTTTTTCTGAATCATATTGATAAAAATGATCTTGTTGTCATCCTTGATGAAAAAGGAAAACAGTTTACAAGCCGTGAATTTTCTCAGAAAATTGATACATGGATGAATTCTTCCGTAAAAAAAGTACATATCCTGATTGGAGGAGCCTATGGTTTTTCGGAAGATATGTATAATAGAGCCAATGAAAAGATGTCATTATCGAAAATGACTTTTACCCATCAGATGATCCGTTTATTTATTGTGGAACAGCTTTACCGTGCAGATCAAATTCTTCAGGGCAAGCCTTATCATAATGATTAAAAGTCACTTATTTTACAAATACCGCTTAAATAGCAGATTATATTTTTAATCCGATCTGCCTTTTCGCTTCTCCTACCACAAAAGCAACAGAATTGGCAATATTAAAACTTCGGATCAGCTTCGACATCGGAATGGTTAAATGTTGGTCAAATTGGTTCAAAACCTCTTCACTCAAGCCAACACTTTCTTTTCCGAAAACAAGCCAGTCACCATCCTGAAAATCATTTTCCAAATAGGATTTTTCGGCATGTGAACTCATTAGAAAAACACGTGACGGATCGGGAATATTTTTAACCCATTCTTCTACATTGGCATATTCAGTAACGTCAAGATGTACCCAATAATCCAATCCGGATCGCTTCAGGTTTTTATCATTAATTACAAATCCAAAAGGATGAACTAAGTGCAGTTTACATTCTGTACCCACACACAAACGTCCGATATTTCCTGTATTATTAGGGATTTCAGGCTCTACAAGAACAACATTTAACATGTATATTTTTTATATGAATAGAAAACAGCTAAAGATAATCGTATTGTTATATTCAGCTGTTTTTTTATTGATGATTAATAATAATGAATATTGTATTATTTTTTAACACACTTAGCATAATACTCAGCTAATATGGCTTTTTCATAGCCTAAACCTACGGCTCTATCAAGGTTTTCACAGGCTTCTTTTGGTTTCGCTGTATTAAATAAAATCATCGCTTTGGTTACATACGACTGGGAAAACTTCGGATCTATAGAAATCGCTTTATTTACATCGGCAAATGCATCTTTATTTCTTTTCATCTTCAAATAAACATCTGCTCTTCCGTTATACAGTAATGATTCGGGTTTTTCTGCAATAAGTTTATTATAATCTTTCAATGCATCTTCCAGTTCGCCATGATTTTTTTTCAGATTGGCTAATCCTGTTTTAGCAAAAATATTATCCGGTGCAAAAGTCAGGATATGATTGAGATCTGCTTTAGCCAAATCTTTTTTGTCCTGCGTTTCATAGATTTTAGAGCGTGTAAGATATAAATCAGGGCTTTTATCGTTTACTTTAAGACCACTTTCAATGTACTCCAATGCTTTTTTCTTATCTCCTTTCTGGCTGTATAGCGAAGAAAGATTTTCATACACAGAAATAGACATCGGATTGGTCTTTAAAGCCATATCATAAGATTTAAAGGCAAGATTGGTCTTTCCTAACCTTCTTTGAGCCGTTCCGAGATTGTTATAATATTCAGATTGAATTTTTCGGATCTGTTCCTTCTCTGCCAGTTTGGAATATTGTTCTTCAGCACATTTATAATCTGCTTTTTTAAAACATTCTTCAGCCATTTTTTTATCCTGTGCAAAGACATTTAAAGAAAAGCTAACAGAAGCTAACAGTAATAAAGATTTTTTCATGAAGTTATATTTTGTTTGTTGATTACTTTTTTAGCGAGTGCACCAAATATCACTCCCAATAAAGATCCAACAAACGCCCCCACCAAAATATCAATTGGAAAATGCACTCCTAAATATATTCGGCTGTAGGAAACCACTATAGCC
This Chryseobacterium sp. G0162 DNA region includes the following protein-coding sequences:
- a CDS encoding 23S rRNA (pseudouridine(1915)-N(3))-methyltransferase RlmH; the encoded protein is MRISLLCIGKTDDKEITSLINYYLNRLPKHWNFEITEIPDVKNAKNLSPDLLKKEETKLFLNHIDKNDLVVILDEKGKQFTSREFSQKIDTWMNSSVKKVHILIGGAYGFSEDMYNRANEKMSLSKMTFTHQMIRLFIVEQLYRADQILQGKPYHND
- a CDS encoding DUF1569 domain-containing protein; the encoded protein is MKTIFDSNVREELISRIDTLSQKNTAQWGKMNLYQMVKHCTVWNDWMLGSSHYTYKQDFLGKLFGKMVLKGMVKDDKPMSRNSPAGSFAIKESSGDTEALKKNWKEQIASYVNYTNPNFIHDFFGKMTKEEIGIFVYKHMDHHLRQFNA
- a CDS encoding tRNA (cytidine(34)-2'-O)-methyltransferase yields the protein MLNVVLVEPEIPNNTGNIGRLCVGTECKLHLVHPFGFVINDKNLKRSGLDYWVHLDVTEYANVEEWVKNIPDPSRVFLMSSHAEKSYLENDFQDGDWLVFGKESVGLSEEVLNQFDQHLTIPMSKLIRSFNIANSVAFVVGEAKRQIGLKI
- a CDS encoding tetratricopeptide repeat protein, whose translation is MKKSLLLLASVSFSLNVFAQDKKMAEECFKKADYKCAEEQYSKLAEKEQIRKIQSEYYNNLGTAQRRLGKTNLAFKSYDMALKTNPMSISVYENLSSLYSQKGDKKKALEYIESGLKVNDKSPDLYLTRSKIYETQDKKDLAKADLNHILTFAPDNIFAKTGLANLKKNHGELEDALKDYNKLIAEKPESLLYNGRADVYLKMKRNKDAFADVNKAISIDPKFSQSYVTKAMILFNTAKPKEACENLDRAVGLGYEKAILAEYYAKCVKK
- a CDS encoding YihY/virulence factor BrkB family protein; its protein translation is MSVKVPRFILKVQEFFDDIHIPVLGISLWQMFQIYISGIFKGKIGRKAAAISWSFTMSLFPFILFLLSVLPYMPHYDKLQFYIFEVLMHNVFPSNMEGDVRGYIETNIIPNMKGISNLTIVLALIFATNGTFSLINGFNENTEEKLSDVKEFILSFFITIGFITIVFLTLFGVYYVEVVMKLFAPAYDVTWLVDNLSSIIGFVSFPLFYFILLTLFYWLGTVKITRFRQAVPGAILTTVLFLLTTYIFAIYVKDIARYNVLYGSIGSMILLMVWVNVNVYLLLFGNELNMAIRKLRIEKLLSDEIQKETVHYHTPVTEPDFESDEQHRRKLGDQKKN
- a CDS encoding GlxA family transcriptional regulator, which codes for MKHISIILYDNVMGTAVSNTIALLTSANDMALRNHLPVLFQIEIVGIDKKEVKSNLPIQFQCSKTIAEEFKTDVVIISPNNITSPKQIDTLLAENHQLLKWIEEKYNQKAEIISLCTGAYFLAECGLLNGMPATSHWGAMEDLRKRYPLIDFKPDHVVTHSKAIITGGGGFSSLNALLYFIEKNSTKEIAIELSKYYALDYGRTSQNIFSIFSGQRLHDDHEIHQAQNYIEKGIKTDLSVEQLAERVNMSKRNFIRRFKNATTLNPIEYIQRVKVEAAKKALETGEFNIADITYSIGYNDLKTFRTLFKRVTGLTPIDYKNKYKGNLID
- the nhaA gene encoding Na+/H+ antiporter NhaA gives rise to the protein MNLSLYFKKFFNNSQASGIILIFCVLISLLIANSSLAGSFQSFLDKEIGTHLFELEYPVSIWINDGLMAVFFLLVGLEIKRELVEGELSSFKNASLPIFAAVGGMLVPAVVYSIFNSGTEYSNGWGIPMATDIAFSLAIISMLGKKIPNSIKIFLAALAIVDDLGAILVIAIFYTEQIHWTYLLLSFGVTALLFILNFLKVTKTIFYIIPGLFLWYFLHHSGIHATIAGVLLAFSIPTNASNVEISPLEKLEHQLHIPVSFLIMPIFALTNTNITFSNEMVAGVTSTLGLGIICGLILGKLIGINLFSLIAIKLKLSSLPQNSNWTQMIGVGLLAGIGFTMSIFIALLSFKGEIEIQDEAKFAILIASFIAAILGYLILSLSSKGNMEPEED